Below is a genomic region from Citrobacter tructae.
TCACTTCTTTCTCCGCCTGATCTTTCGCGTAACCGTAACGTTCCTGGACTTTACCCACCAACTGGTCACGCTTACCTTCAATGACCGTCATATCATCATCGGTCAGTTTGCCCCATTGCTCTTTCACTTTACCTTTCAACTGCTTCCAGTTACCGCCGACTTCGTCTTTATTCATCATCAGATCCTCATCGTTAGGTTGTGAATAGCGAGAGTGCTGCGTCCAGACACGCTATGTTTTTGCTGGACGTGAGAATAAGTGTAGTCAGTGAT
It encodes:
- a CDS encoding CsbD family protein, whose protein sequence is MNKDEVGGNWKQLKGKVKEQWGKLTDDDMTVIEGKRDQLVGKVQERYGYAKDQAEKEVKDWETRNDYRW